The stretch of DNA GAAATCTCATTATAGGACATGTTCAATTTCTTCATAAAACAGAATTACAATCACACACTCCTCCAGAAATTtaagattatttcaaacagtggAAGAATGGATTTGCTGCCATGGAAGATCAGTGGTGTTATCTGAGGCCAGATACGTTGCAAATGTATCATTCAAATCATCCTATGCAGTAATTAGCTGGTGTACCAGCGTAGCACCTCtgctaaataaaagaaaaaagcactggTTCCAAACTGTGCAAGAATGATGGAGTCACATTCCCTGTGACCAAAGAATTCTCAGGCATTAAGCAAAATGTGTATGAAAAGCAGTGAGATGAATGAGATCATAAGGGATTAGAAGCAGGAGCAGAAGTGGTCCATGAGAGAATCACAGCCCAGCCCACGGCAAAACAATTGCTAACAGATcagttctctttcttcttccttccttcctcttccccctccctaCCATAATTCTTCCCTCAAAGCACATATTCATACTAGCAAGGAATTTCTCATTCAGAAACAAATCCTAACACATAATGAGTTTTAAAATTCCACTGATAGGtcgttttctttttaatttggtcCCTTTAGCATCCATTCTTTTTTAAGAGCTAATTGTTTAAGTAGAACTAAAAATCACTCAGTAAATAATAGTTCTAGAAATGCTTCAATGAAGCTGGAGAACAGCCTGCATTATCTTAGATTTCATCATTGTCCCGTAAAGAATAGAAAGAGCCCAGACATGATTAATGGTTTTTATATATCAGAAGCAATTAGGTAATACATTATGTCATAAAATATGAACAACATTTGCTTGGCTTCAAATTGGTCTCTTCAGTAGCTGTATTTTGCTTTAGACTAAAAGAACAAAGAGCCCAGAGAAATAAACACACAGCTCTTATGACACAATGCCCTATATTTGATATGGGGAAGTAACGGTTCAGTAAAGTTTAGCACGAGAATTGTGAGTTAGGAGGCGAGCTATAATCTCAATTCATTTTGAGAGTCTAAGCAAATTCCTTCATGTCTCTGTGCTTCCATTTACCCACCAGTAAACTGCAACAATTACTACTCTTCCTAAAGCATTCAGAGCAATGACAGAACAAAAAGACTGTTTAAATACTGTACCAAATGGAAACGCTTTTTGCATCATTTTTATGAAGAAACAgagggcagagtgaccacagcTATCTCAACAGGATGTCTGCACAAACTTCTCAGCACTGTAGATATgattcagagaaaagaaaacactctACAATATGCCTTACCTTCAGTAAAAAAATATGCTCTTGTCCCATCTTGTCTAACATAGAAGTTTTCTCCAAGTTTGCTGCCAGATTTAAACCTGAGCATTGCATGATCATACAGTCCGTAGTCTCTGAACAGGACACATTTGCCTGGTTTCAATACCTGTCATGTAATACATACATGCTTTAATAAGACAGATTGATTtagccatatatatatatatgtatgtatataacaTACGTATGTTTATTTACACATATAGACACACACATAACTAAGTCAAGGTATCCTAACGTGTTAAATACACaagcaatatatattttgaattcATTCCCTGTGCAACAAAAATGTTATATAAAACTGGATTGTTAGCtcttacaaaattattttttccccatgaacGCTAGGGTATGAAGTATTTTAAGATACCTGTTTGGATGCTGATCAGCTAAATAAGCTTTTTGCAATGCtcttcaaaagcaaagaaataaatgtacaGTTCAACAATAACAGTGAAGTCATAACAGGGCATTTTCTTTGCTGGCTAGCATACAGTCTAGCACACAATGTTGCCACATAAAATTTAGAATACAATAACATGCTTTCAatgtgagaaggaaaaaaagttgcaacataataagaaataaaaaaggaacaatttCAGGGAAATGGTATTGCAatataataagaaataaaaaaggaacaatttCAGGAAAATGGTCTGCAGGTgagattgtttttttgttttgttttggtttggtttttaataGCTCTTCAATAAAGAAATCAAGCTATAAAGAGTATTTAGAAATACACAGCCATTAGCCATTCTGACTTTAGACTTTTGATGCATGCAACTTTCCTACCTCAACAAATGCCAGCTATAGGAATATTTACCACTTGCAACTTTGTGCAGAAACCTACAAATGAGCCAGATAACTCCACAAAGAAACAATAATTGTCCTTTTCATGTACATGAGCTATGAACCCACCTTTAGAAAATGTCTGGagttgcatgaaaaaaaaaatctaacattcCTTTTTCAAACTACTGATGATAAAATGAACAGGACATCtgataacataaaaaaaatatacacacGTAAAAAAATAAGTTGGCTATGTCCCTCTGCAGTCAATATATAACTCAAGCTCACCtcagagaaattaaaacatttgaatTGTGATTGTTCTGAAACTGCCCTCTGTGCGGGCCTATCGTAGCCCATCAACCAACAAAGGCAGTCCAGAGAGCTAAATCTCTCTAGATTAACTTTAATCTCTGAGCATGCCATTTCTGAATGACCACAGGTCAAGCGtgtttaataataacaataatgttCCAACTGCAAGTCACTGTATCTTCTGGAAGTCAATTATGGTTCGCTGTCATCCGTTCCTTATCAACAGACATTTCAGCAACCCATAAACATTATTTGTATCATACAACGCTGAAGCCCAAGTCCCAGGTTCGAGATACCGTTTTCTTGTGTTCATAACATACATTAGATTAGAATTCAGACCAATTCACAAtaccatgagaagaaaaaacatagcAAAACAAAGTTTAGCCCTTATACAAGGCAAAATAACTAAATACTTTCCATGAATACAATGTTAATTACAAATCACCATTACAAGTGGGGCTATTTTCACAGAATAGAATTGTACTTTCAAGATAAAAAGCATGTAAGTTCTTTAAAGGCTGTAAAATAAGATGTTAAAATACTTACCTTGTAAATGTTCTTCAAGACAAGATGCATTTTGTCAGGATGAATGGCAGAAAGAACAAATATAAGAGTGACAACATCCACGGAATCTGCTGGTATATTTTCTAGAAGGTCATCTTTGGTAAGATCACACTGGAACACTTTGCATCTTTCAGTGCTGTATAAGGAATTTTTCTGGGAGAATGGAAAGAGCATGCTTTCACTTAAAATTAGCAGCATTtgttacttcaaaaaaaaaaataattagtagAACAACACAAAAGATGGTGGCAAAAGAACATAAACATCCACTAAGTGACTAATACAACATGAAGTTCATTGCTGGATACTGCAAGTGAAACTACAACTTCTAGAAGAGACTGTTCTCAGGAAGTCGAGAAGGAATGTGTGTTATGACAATTCAGAAAACATACCATTTCTCTTTTACTGctgcttctatttttaaaaaatatagaaatactGTTAAAAGAAGGCTTTCATGACAGCCCTAGGAATAGCTGATGGCATTTGTGCTTgcgagggggctgtggtgcccggGTAcgggggcactctgcagggctgtgctggtcaggctgggggcagaggcAACTGATGGGGGCCCTGCCACTGACTGCCTCCCATAGCAGCTCTTCTGTGGCCATGGAGTGCTCAGAGGTGCCTGGCCTTATTTCCAGTGCTGTGAGATGGGTTTGGGTGCTACACTGAACCCATTTGAGGAAGTTTAACTAAGGGTCAAAATCACTCGCCAGACTCTCCTCCGCCTCTGGGGAAGCACAGCTTTCGTTTGCCTGTTCACACCAGACTTAGGACTTTATTACTGGTCATTCAGGgtaggttcaggttggaaatcagGAGAAATTTCTTGTCAGATAGAGTGGTTAagattggaacgggttgcccagggaggtggtggagtcactgtccctgggggtgtttaaggaaagtttGGTCTTAGAGATGTGGCTCAGTGGGCGACATTGGTGGTAGGAGGGtgcttggaccagatgatcttggaggtcgtTTCCAACATTAatcattccatgattctatgaaacagaTCAATCTAAATTTTTTGACAGATCTAGTCTACTCTTCATACataaagaaaggcaagagaagTCTGTCACTCCAGTCATTTGTAATTTCATAAGCTTCTAAGGACACTATAGAAGAGGTTCCAAACATTACACCAACCTTCACATACTCCACAGCTCTGGGAGAGAAATCACAGGCATACACAAAAATGTTCAGATCTTCTTCCAAGAGTGGAAACAAGCAGTTCCCAACCCCACAGCCAGCTTCCAGAATGGTCAGTTTCTGATCTGCAAACTGGGGAGGAAGACATCCAAAACAAAGcacatcatttttgttttcctcataaTAGCAGCAGAGTCACTGTTCAATCAGCATATTAAAAGCTATCATCAAGTTTAATTACCATTGATTCAGAAACTGAAGTAGCCATCCATTGGATAATCTTGACACTACAGAAGAAGAATCCTGATTTTTGCAAAATTACAAATCCTTTTAGAATGTATTAATGTTTCTTAATTACTTACTTAAGGGGTAGATGACTAAACAGATTGCTGTACCATTTCTGTCATGTCTCATTCAGATAATAAAGAACAACAGATGCATCTGACTATTCCCCTTAATGATGTTTTGCAATTAGCCTGTAATTCTGGGTGCTCTTCTTTAAAGCTGTGTTCCGAAGTGCTCCAACTTGCAGCTTTAAACATCGTATTACCAAATAGACATGTGTCCTAAATAGACTCTCTGTGTTCTAGATTCCATTCTTAGTATCCACATGGGTCAACTTTAAACCGACCTGATGCACCTGATTCTGAGAAGGTATCTTTGATATGAAGAGAGGCTACGCAGGTCACTGCATACTTAATGTGTGAGAGCTCCTGCCTTAAGGGCTTAATTAGAAGTATTATTAAATCATTTGAAAACAATCGATCTGTCTCTTACAGAGAAAGTGTACAAGACTCACCTCCCGACATGCTTTTAACTCTTCAAACTCTCTGGTTGTCCAATGTCTGTCTTTAAAGAAGTTGGTGCTGTTTCTTTTGTAAAACAGATCCCAATTCTTCTGTGCctctttttccagtttcagtTGCTTGAACTCAGACACCAAAACCTGATCTTTTGCCAATCTCTCAATCTCTTCTGGGCTAAGAATTCTTGTACTATGGCCTTTTCTTTGGAAAGCCCCATCTTCAGTACCTGTTGTTACTGTGTCTAAGCAATCAGCCGATGTGTTTTCATGGAGCATCCTTGAATCTTTCACACAGATATGAATAGCAAAGACCCAAGGgtgattttcatttctttaacaTCTATTTCCATCACTTAACTTGGGTAAAATAACCAAGGATctagaagcagaagaaaaaaaaaaaagggaggaagagTTACAGCGTGCACTTATTTGGGCTTTATGGTGGTATCTCAAACATGATGGACTGCAAAACCATCTGACTTCTTGTAATTTCAATATTCCACCCAAACTAACAGCAATCACACTGATTTCAAAGTTAAAGAGGATACTTAAAAGTCTGCTGGTCTACTTTCcgcattgtaaaaaaaaaaaaaaaaaagaaaagaaaaaaggagagagagagaaagatgtggCAGCTCTAAActtctttcattaaaatgactttaaaaggagaggaagggcttTGTTTCTTGTGAACTCCAGTTAGCAAcacctcagaaaaaaacagtaaccGAAAAACAGATGACATGGAGTGCCACTAGATTGGTAAAACAAGCTGCTGTACTCGTGTCAGCATTTCTCCTTCCTGTTCTCACCTCAGAGAGAAAACACTGGTGAAACCATCAGCATTCGTAACACCGCGTCACTTGGGCAACAGAGCAAAACCTGCACGGTGGCAAGGCCGGTGGCCAGCCCTCGTCAGCactccttcccctgcctcttCCTGAGGATCTGCACCCGTTTGGACAATCGcaggtggttgttttttttctagggGATAAGAAAAATGGAGCAATGAAAGAGCTCTTCAAAGGCTGTGATCCCAATCTTCTGGCTGATGTTAAGCTAGTTCTGAACTCTGctttgccataaaaaaaaaaaaaaagaataaataaaaagaataaataaaagaaaaaaatatagtaaaaaCAGTACTTCAACTTACCAATGGAAAATtggaaatgggaagaaaatggaaatgagtAAAAAgtggaaatgggaaaaaaaatggaaatgaggaaaaaccaacaaaacttaaagcaaaaaaaaaaacagtacttcGTTTAGATGTATTGCCATAAATGATACAAACAATGCTGCAAACAAAGCCATCAAATACAGATGTGCTAATGAGATAGAGAGTTGTCAAAGTGATGTCTGGATTCCCGGGTGTCAGAGCAcatcccctgctccagcaaggATGGAGAAGGTTGCAGAGAGGGGCTCCTCGTGGGTACACCCCAAaaataaccctaaccagcaaaGCTCCCGCTATCTACCCGGCATGCTAAACAGGCTCAAGGTCCATGCTTCACAGAAGGAGCTGCAAACCAAGCCCAGCCGGTCTCCCTGCTCACCGACccgtccccagcacccccagccccctgcagcctgccctgcGCGCAtccccggggcgggggggggaccgATCCCCGCGCACCCCATGCGGGGAAagccgccgcccccccggctgcccctCCTCGCCCCTCCTCGCCCCTCCTCGTCCCTCCTCGCCCctctctccctgcctgcctgccgaGGGCGGGGAGCTGCGGGGGCCGCCCCTGCAGGCCCCGCGCCCCCTCGGCCGCCGGCGCCACCGCCCCGGAGCGCTTTCCCGGCTGCACCGGGAGCCCGGAagggcgcggggcggcggcgcaCGCAGCGGGgcggaggagaggaagggaggagagcgGCGGGGCCATGAACGGCTCGGCGAACCCGCTGCTGGA from Anas platyrhynchos isolate ZD024472 breed Pekin duck chromosome 2, IASCAAS_PekinDuck_T2T, whole genome shotgun sequence encodes:
- the METTL6 gene encoding tRNA N(3)-cytidine methyltransferase METTL6 translates to MLHENTSADCLDTVTTGTEDGAFQRKGHSTRILSPEEIERLAKDQVLVSEFKQLKLEKEAQKNWDLFYKRNSTNFFKDRHWTTREFEELKACREFADQKLTILEAGCGVGNCLFPLLEEDLNIFVYACDFSPRAVEYVKKNSLYSTERCKVFQCDLTKDDLLENIPADSVDVVTLIFVLSAIHPDKMHLVLKNIYKVLKPGKCVLFRDYGLYDHAMLRFKSGSKLGENFYVRQDGTRAYFFTEEFLSQLFKSEGYEQVVNEYVHRETVNRKEDLRVPRVFLQSKFQKPFSKT